A window of the Henckelia pumila isolate YLH828 chromosome 3, ASM3356847v2, whole genome shotgun sequence genome harbors these coding sequences:
- the LOC140889517 gene encoding uncharacterized protein has protein sequence MDSSIRSTNYAIEEDKLLCHVYLDVSQNPIIGINQSKEQFWSRIEEAYNVGKSERMQERNKRSMQCRMQVILRAVRKLCGCVSIIEKLNPSGASEEDILNRAKDLMMQDKNFTKGFKFDHVWPILKEMEKFSAEDSAPKEGHREILSVLQQGRSDTREMRMLALQNEQKKISLRQEQLALAKHQEENKILYIDVSTIGDPVLRQIVENNRARIMQKREEERRQQEGNSFGQYFGDIGGSGSGSDFPNY, from the exons ATGGATTCCAGTATCCGATCAACAAATTATGCTATTGAAGAAGATAAATTGTTGTGTCATGTttatcttgacgtgtcacaaaaTCCTATCATCGGTATAAATCAATCAAAAGAGCAGTTTTGGAGTCGCATTGAAGAAGCTTACAATGTTGGCAAATCAGAGAGAATGCAAGAACGCAATAAAAGATCAATGCAATGTCGCATGCAAGTTATCCTTCGGGCAGTTAGAAAGTTGTGTGGTTGTGTTAGTATTATTGAGAAACTCAACCCAAGTGGCGCATCTGAAGAAGATATT TTGAACCGCGCAAAAGATTTGATGATGCAagataaaaattttacaaaaggATTCAAATTTGATCATGTGTGGCCTATCTTGAAAGAAATGGAGAAATTCTCGGCCGAAGACAGTGCACCGAAG GAAGGACATCGCGAGATTCTCAGTGTACTACAACAGGGACGTAGCGATACTCGTGAGATGAGGATGCTAGCATTGCAAAATGAGCAGAAAAAAATATCACTTCGTCAAGAACAATTAGCATTGGCTAAACATCAAGaggaaaacaaaattttatacATAGATGTTAGCACAATTGGAGATCCTGTGCTgcgccaaattgttgagaataaTCGAGCAAGAATTATGcagaaaagagaagaagaacGTCGTCAACAAGAAGGCAACTCATTTGGCCAATATTTTGGTGATATTGGAGGATCTGGTTCTGGATCAGATTTTCCAAATTATTGA
- the LOC140889518 gene encoding uncharacterized protein: MEKFSTEDSAPKAIPRQQVTNLDSLQLDTQGPESPISGSQGINSFEINLSSDDNAGGTSNRPLGVKKSKLKKKKEHVSELISSMKEGHREILSVLQQGCSDTREMRMLALQNEQKKISIRQEQLALAKHQEENKILYMDVSTIGDPVLRQIVENDRARIMQKREEERRQQEGNSFGQFW, from the coding sequence ATGGAGAAATTCTCGACCGAAGACAGTGCACCAAAGGCAATACCCAGACAACAAGTCACAAATTTGGATTCATTACAGTTGGATACTCAAGGACCAGAATCTCCGATATCAGGTTCCCAAGGAATCAATTcatttgaaattaatttaaGTAGTGATGATAATGCAGGTGGCACTTCTAACCGACCTCTTGGAGTGAAAAAAtccaaattaaagaaaaaaaaagaacatgtttcagaattaatttcttcgATGAAGGAAGGACATCGCGAGATTCTCAGTGTACTACAACAGGGATGTAGCGATACTCGTGAGATGAGGATGCTAGCATTGCAAAAtgagcaaaaaaaaatatcaattcgTCAAGAACAATTAGCATTGGCTAAACATCAAGaggaaaacaaaattttatacATGGATGTTAGCACAATTGGAGATCCCGTGCTgcgccaaattgttgagaatgaTCGAGCAAGAATTATGcagaaaagagaagaagaacGTCGTCAACAAGAAGGCAACTCATTTGGCCAATTTTGGTGA